Proteins from a genomic interval of Equus quagga isolate Etosha38 chromosome 11, UCLA_HA_Equagga_1.0, whole genome shotgun sequence:
- the RPL27 gene encoding 60S ribosomal protein L27, whose product MGKFMKPGKVVLVLAGRYSGRKAVIVKNIDDGTSDRPYSHALVAGIDRYPRKVTAAMGKKKIAKRSKIKSFVKVYNYNHLMPTRYSVDIPLDKTVVNKDVFRDPALKRKARREAKVKFEERYKTGKNKWFFQKLRF is encoded by the exons ATGGGCAAGTTCATGAAACCCGGGAAGGTGGTGCTGGTCCTGGCCGGACGCTACTCCGGACGCAAAGCGGTCATCGTGAAG AACATTGATGATGGCACCTCAGACCGCCCCTACAGCCATGCTCTAGTGGCTGGAATTGACCGCTATCCCCGCAAAGTGACAGCTGCCATGGGCAAGAAGAAAATCGCCAAGAGGTCAAAGATCAAATCTTTTGTGAAAGTTTATAACTACAATCACCTCATGCCCACAAG GTACTCTGTGGATATCCCCTTGGACAAAACTGTTGTCAACAAAGATGTCTTCAGAGACCCTGCTCTTAAACGCAAGGCCCGACGAGAAGCCAAGGTCAAGTTCGAGGAGAG ATACAAGACCGGCAAGAACAAATGGTTCTTCCAGAAGCTGCGGTTTTAG